From Elusimicrobiales bacterium, the proteins below share one genomic window:
- a CDS encoding aminopeptidase produces MPVKNKTAKDLSYSRINGRAGLAAAEAARMEELSKAYISFLGAAKTERLAHDETVKLLSAAGYADLDRLIQSGAALKPGDKIYRSCCGKTLMAVLIGEKPLESGLRIVGGHTDAPRLDIKQNPLYESGELALLDTHYYGGIKKYQWVALPLALHGVFVKPGGKKINVNIGDDESDPVLYISDLLPHLGQEQAKRALGEGISGEDLDVIAGSASCAGKKRKEKIKYRVLEILHEKYGVTEADFLSAELEIVPAGKPREAGLDRSLIVGYGHDDRICVYAGIRALLDIAKTPQYSACALLCDKEEVGSTGATGMESLFFENTVAELLALQGAHSPEFAAKRAMSRSRMLSADVNAAFDPLYPGPYEKKNAALINHGTCVTKFTGARGKAGANDANAEFLAEIRRIFDGAKVAWQAAELGKVDAGGGGTIAGIMARYGMEVVDCGVPLLSMHAPWEAAAKFDFYMTYKGFRAFFTDAK; encoded by the coding sequence ATGCCCGTTAAAAACAAAACCGCAAAAGACCTTTCATACAGTCGCATAAACGGGCGCGCCGGCCTTGCCGCGGCGGAAGCCGCGCGCATGGAGGAACTGTCCAAAGCCTACATATCTTTTCTCGGCGCGGCGAAAACCGAAAGGCTTGCCCACGACGAGACGGTAAAGCTCCTCTCCGCCGCGGGCTATGCCGACCTGGACCGGCTTATACAATCCGGCGCGGCGCTGAAACCGGGCGACAAAATTTACCGCTCCTGCTGCGGCAAGACGCTGATGGCCGTTTTGATAGGCGAAAAGCCGCTGGAGTCCGGCCTGCGCATAGTGGGCGGCCATACCGACGCCCCCCGGCTGGACATCAAGCAGAACCCGCTTTACGAAAGCGGCGAGCTTGCCCTTCTGGACACGCATTATTACGGCGGCATCAAGAAATACCAGTGGGTCGCGCTGCCGCTGGCGCTGCACGGCGTTTTTGTAAAGCCCGGCGGCAAAAAAATAAACGTCAATATCGGCGATGACGAGAGCGACCCCGTCCTCTACATCTCCGACCTGCTGCCGCATTTGGGGCAGGAGCAGGCCAAGCGCGCGCTGGGCGAAGGCATTTCCGGCGAGGACCTGGATGTTATCGCAGGTTCGGCCTCCTGCGCTGGCAAAAAGCGCAAGGAAAAAATCAAATACCGCGTGCTGGAAATACTGCACGAGAAATACGGCGTCACGGAAGCCGACTTCCTGTCGGCTGAGCTGGAAATAGTCCCCGCCGGCAAACCGCGCGAGGCGGGGCTGGACCGCTCTCTGATAGTCGGCTACGGGCACGACGACAGGATTTGCGTCTACGCGGGCATCCGGGCGCTACTGGATATCGCCAAAACGCCGCAGTATTCCGCCTGCGCGCTGCTCTGCGACAAGGAAGAGGTCGGCTCCACCGGCGCAACCGGCATGGAATCGCTTTTTTTTGAAAACACCGTCGCGGAACTGCTGGCGCTGCAGGGCGCGCATTCGCCGGAGTTTGCCGCCAAGCGGGCGATGAGCCGCTCCCGCATGCTGTCTGCCGACGTCAACGCCGCTTTTGACCCGCTCTATCCCGGCCCGTACGAGAAAAAGAACGCCGCGCTCATAAATCACGGGACCTGCGTCACCAAATTCACCGGCGCGCGCGGCAAGGCCGGCGCCAACGACGCCAACGCGGAATTCCTGGCCGAAATCCGCCGGATTTTTGACGGCGCCAAAGTCGCCTGGCAGGCCGCCGAGCTGGGCAAGGTGGACGCGGGCGGCGGCGGCACCATAGCCGGCATAATGGCGCGTTACGGCATGGAGGTGGTGGACTGCGGCGTGCCGCTTCTGTCCATGCATGCGCCATGGGAAGCCGCCGCGAAGTTTGATTTCTACATGACATACAAGGGCTTCCGCGCGTTTTTCACGGACGCGAAATGA
- a CDS encoding arginase family protein, with protein MARKKIFLFDIPASAGCLETGTELSPRHFRDNGIIPALRGAGFDVADLGAVAVPSGRRHNETPVRNWPMPRAAWRRAEAFIKKLPRGCGRGLLLCLGGDCSMITGAVSGMIGRLGADKIHVICLDGDADALAPDPETCVGAAAMGLWMLTHKSAFWRGKLPPGNITVIGAKKKPSAVSGIACVPLGELKSRGIARAARAALAAVAPCRKLFVHFDVDVLARDAMPAAYAPRRAGLSLCETEQILKLLLSDKRTVFLEISEFMPARDKSGAHARAIIALLCRALRGIKL; from the coding sequence ATGGCGCGCAAGAAAATATTTCTTTTTGATATCCCGGCAAGCGCGGGCTGCCTTGAGACGGGGACCGAGCTTTCTCCCCGGCATTTCCGGGACAACGGGATAATCCCCGCGCTGCGCGGGGCCGGTTTCGACGTTGCCGACCTCGGCGCGGTTGCCGTTCCCTCCGGGCGCAGGCATAACGAGACGCCCGTCAGAAACTGGCCCATGCCGCGCGCGGCATGGCGGCGCGCGGAAGCCTTCATAAAAAAACTGCCGCGTGGTTGCGGCAGGGGTTTGCTGCTGTGCCTGGGCGGGGATTGCAGCATGATAACCGGCGCTGTTTCCGGCATGATTGGCAGGCTCGGGGCGGACAAAATCCATGTAATCTGCCTTGACGGCGATGCGGACGCGCTTGCGCCGGACCCGGAAACCTGCGTCGGCGCCGCGGCGATGGGGCTGTGGATGCTGACGCATAAATCCGCCTTCTGGCGGGGGAAGCTGCCGCCGGGAAATATCACCGTGATAGGCGCAAAGAAAAAGCCTTCCGCCGTTTCCGGCATTGCCTGCGTTCCGCTTGGCGAATTAAAGTCGCGCGGAATTGCCCGCGCGGCGCGGGCCGCGCTTGCCGCGGTTGCGCCCTGCAGGAAGCTGTTCGTGCATTTTGACGTTGACGTGCTGGCGCGCGATGCCATGCCGGCGGCTTATGCTCCGCGGCGGGCGGGTCTTTCGCTTTGCGAGACGGAGCAAATCCTGAAACTGCTGCTTTCTGACAAAAGGACTGTTTTTCTGGAAATATCCGAGTTTATGCCCGCCAGGGATAAAAGCGGCGCTCATGCCAGGGCAATCATCGCGCTGCTTTGCCGCGCGTTGCGGGGAATCAAGCTATAA
- a CDS encoding ketoacyl-ACP synthase III: MFKIIGTGMYLPEKLVTNEDLFAKFGRDPLEKIMSRIGHGARYYCAPNQCSADLAYEAAKKALEDAKVDPKEIDLQIISTDTPSQLSPATGSEVQYRLGTANAGVFDVNCACAGFVTALDIAAHYLDGKQYKKALVIGTYAMSKFLDPDDGMATPLFGDGAGAMVLSYDAANKTASILKADGQYWDYMGIYGGGSREPFSQQVLDSKKHTVKIPKKFPATLNKEHWPPLLRETLAKMGLKPGDVNMYIFTQIRKVTVNEVMEEFKLPMDRTHTIMEKWGYTGSACVPMALHDAIKQGKVKRGDRVALCASGGGYSMASMVFTY; the protein is encoded by the coding sequence ATGTTCAAAATCATCGGAACCGGCATGTACCTGCCGGAAAAGCTGGTCACCAACGAGGATCTTTTCGCCAAATTCGGCAGGGACCCGCTGGAAAAGATAATGTCGCGCATAGGGCATGGCGCGCGCTATTACTGCGCCCCCAATCAATGCTCCGCCGACCTGGCTTATGAAGCCGCTAAAAAAGCGCTGGAAGACGCCAAAGTGGACCCGAAGGAGATAGACCTTCAGATAATCTCCACCGACACGCCGTCGCAGCTTTCCCCCGCCACCGGCTCCGAGGTGCAGTACCGGCTGGGCACGGCAAACGCCGGCGTTTTCGACGTCAACTGCGCCTGCGCCGGTTTTGTAACCGCGCTGGATATCGCCGCGCATTATCTGGACGGCAAGCAGTACAAAAAGGCGCTTGTCATCGGCACTTATGCAATGAGCAAATTCCTGGATCCCGACGACGGCATGGCCACCCCGCTTTTCGGCGACGGCGCGGGCGCGATGGTGCTCAGCTACGATGCGGCCAACAAGACGGCCTCCATCCTCAAGGCCGACGGGCAGTACTGGGATTACATGGGAATTTACGGCGGTGGCTCGCGCGAGCCGTTCTCGCAGCAGGTGCTGGATTCAAAAAAGCACACCGTCAAAATCCCCAAGAAATTCCCCGCCACGCTTAACAAAGAGCATTGGCCTCCGCTGTTGCGCGAAACGCTTGCGAAAATGGGCCTCAAGCCCGGCGACGTCAACATGTACATCTTCACCCAGATTCGCAAGGTAACCGTCAACGAGGTCATGGAGGAGTTCAAGCTCCCCATGGACCGCACCCACACGATTATGGAGAAGTGGGGCTACACCGGCTCGGCCTGCGTGCCGATGGCGCTGCATGATGCCATCAAGCAGGGCAAGGTCAAGCGCGGCGACCGCGTGGCGCTTTGCGCCTCCGGCGGCGGCTACTCCATGGCCAGCATGGTGTTTACGTACTAA
- a CDS encoding DUF3857 domain-containing protein translates to MKTIVLLLAFCSCARADIAFMSDGREITGSFAGISKGRLILREGGRRKRLPVNQIVKLKFTAQGRPAAKTAAAQAQPGFWPSAAAQAQAHGLGRENPAPAAGEDRAVLLWETVYELKPDMSSVRTERVAQKIFSASARDAAADGKVYYIDGYQSAKLDYACSYSGGAAACADETTVQDGSELADFAGYDYLRSVKFSMPRADAGAVTDYQAQVKTPEHYKSFPFAGSFQFGTDAPARLVRLKVITPQKVSLNSALVNDGGAVKFSQTAEGGRNIYVWEARNLPAVPREDDMPPDARALPCVMFAASDTWESVAAFLSSRIDRLLAGDSGLDSAAAGIASQPDAAGAAYGWVMRNIRYQPVEMDAAPGVPLPVSRIISRAAGNALDKPFALYALLRKAGVSASLAYMESRAGAPFSHDVPSIRQFAAVCVIADWNGKRSFLCPHDDWVKPGYIPQDFQGMKAFAVHGPLAGEFLDAPLMPPEAECEDIVSEVALSTSGALAARMVIRPSGGYEQSWRQWRGLRKEELDGEMAGLARQLHPKARLESYELSDLSDPDAPVRAALRFSVDGYAAVSSGGSYMALRAPAVSRPSGVSAARRKYPLDFGCADLQKYSVSLSLPPGYEIYSLPENMSASAAGAEYSASYQARGGTVLFSETALRRVPEISPGDYGAYRNLRLQQARFTSKWIALKKTGAAPAPAAPPRRPEPEPPRQPAGRMFPFN, encoded by the coding sequence GTGAAAACCATTGTCCTGCTGCTTGCTTTCTGCTCCTGCGCGCGCGCGGACATAGCCTTCATGTCCGACGGGCGAGAGATAACCGGCAGTTTCGCCGGAATAAGCAAAGGCAGACTGATTCTGCGCGAGGGCGGCAGGCGCAAAAGACTGCCGGTAAATCAGATTGTAAAGCTCAAATTCACAGCGCAGGGCCGCCCCGCCGCCAAAACCGCCGCGGCGCAGGCGCAGCCCGGCTTTTGGCCTTCCGCCGCGGCGCAGGCGCAGGCGCACGGCCTTGGCCGGGAAAATCCGGCCCCCGCCGCCGGGGAGGACCGCGCCGTCCTGCTCTGGGAAACGGTTTACGAGCTTAAGCCGGACATGTCTTCGGTGCGCACGGAGCGGGTGGCGCAGAAAATTTTCTCCGCCTCCGCGCGGGACGCCGCCGCGGACGGGAAGGTTTACTATATTGACGGTTACCAGAGCGCGAAGCTGGACTATGCCTGCTCCTATTCCGGCGGCGCCGCCGCCTGCGCGGACGAGACAACCGTGCAGGACGGTTCGGAGCTGGCGGATTTCGCGGGGTACGATTATCTGCGCAGCGTGAAATTCTCAATGCCGCGGGCGGACGCGGGCGCGGTTACCGACTATCAGGCGCAGGTGAAAACCCCTGAGCATTACAAATCATTTCCGTTTGCCGGCAGCTTCCAGTTCGGGACGGACGCCCCCGCCCGGCTTGTCCGGCTTAAGGTTATAACCCCGCAGAAAGTGTCCCTCAACAGCGCGCTTGTAAACGACGGCGGCGCGGTGAAATTTTCGCAGACAGCCGAAGGCGGCAGGAATATCTACGTCTGGGAGGCGCGGAATCTGCCCGCCGTCCCGCGCGAGGACGACATGCCGCCGGACGCGCGCGCGCTGCCTTGCGTGATGTTTGCCGCCTCCGACACATGGGAGAGCGTGGCGGCTTTCCTCTCCTCGCGCATAGACCGGCTGCTGGCCGGCGATTCCGGGCTTGATTCCGCCGCCGCGGGCATTGCCTCCCAGCCGGACGCTGCGGGCGCGGCCTACGGCTGGGTGATGCGCAACATCCGTTACCAGCCCGTGGAGATGGACGCTGCCCCCGGCGTGCCGCTTCCCGTATCCAGGATTATCAGCCGCGCCGCCGGCAACGCGCTGGACAAGCCTTTCGCGCTTTACGCGCTGCTGCGCAAGGCTGGAGTTTCCGCTTCGCTGGCTTACATGGAATCCCGCGCCGGAGCCCCGTTTTCGCATGACGTGCCGTCAATACGGCAGTTTGCGGCGGTCTGCGTCATAGCGGACTGGAACGGGAAACGCTCTTTTCTGTGCCCGCATGACGACTGGGTGAAGCCGGGCTATATTCCCCAGGATTTTCAGGGCATGAAGGCCTTTGCTGTGCACGGCCCGCTGGCCGGGGAGTTTCTGGACGCGCCGCTGATGCCGCCTGAAGCCGAATGCGAGGATATAGTCTCCGAGGTTGCGCTTTCCACTTCCGGCGCGCTGGCGGCCAGAATGGTTATCCGCCCCTCCGGCGGTTACGAGCAGTCGTGGCGGCAGTGGCGCGGCCTGCGCAAAGAGGAACTGGACGGCGAAATGGCCGGGCTTGCGCGGCAGCTTCATCCGAAAGCGCGGCTTGAGAGCTATGAACTCTCCGATCTGTCGGACCCGGATGCGCCGGTGCGCGCGGCACTGCGTTTTTCGGTGGACGGCTACGCCGCCGTCTCCTCCGGCGGTAGTTACATGGCGCTGCGCGCGCCGGCGGTGTCCAGGCCTTCCGGGGTGTCCGCCGCGCGGAGGAAGTATCCGCTTGATTTCGGCTGCGCGGATTTACAGAAGTATTCGGTGTCGCTGTCCCTGCCGCCGGGCTACGAGATTTATTCGCTGCCGGAGAATATGTCCGCCTCCGCGGCGGGCGCGGAATACTCCGCCTCCTACCAGGCGCGCGGCGGGACTGTTTTATTTTCCGAAACCGCGCTGCGCCGCGTCCCGGAAATAAGCCCCGGCGATTACGGGGCCTACCGCAACCTGAGGCTTCAGCAGGCCCGCTTCACCTCCAAATGGATAGCGCTTAAAAAAACCGGCGCCGCGCCCGCCCCCGCCGCGCCGCCGCGCAGGCCGGAGCCGGAGCCGCCGCGTCAGCCGGCAGGCCGGATGTTCCCTTTCAATTGA
- a CDS encoding TetR/AcrR family transcriptional regulator yields MPQTMPAATRKGENTKARLTAACAREIRARGFCNVSVSDFAARAELAVGGFYRYYKSKEDVLAEMADVLSRDLEGRLAALDGAAVPELLRAFCAFALKNRCMYQALREAEFYCPPAAAVFNGRWRRAVARAVAGTRRPELALEIVCGAQYFWAMRYPVWQGKPAPEDKLAVSAAIISGGLAAKKVLALEEMAAAASRWTAHKPAAKPQDARGKLLQSAQEQFGKRGFYSAPVAEISRRAGLSVGYFYRCFGSKEDAFRQTTVNLRRTLTGYTASACSGAQSRLETELRSLSAFFEFIRRNPQGYRILREAEFVDRALAEDYYLGLMRDYAASMRLTAAGEFATEDYEAAAFTLMGAGHALGLKYGGVKPPLAEIAGALFNGILGE; encoded by the coding sequence ATGCCGCAGACCATGCCCGCCGCCACCCGCAAGGGCGAAAACACCAAGGCGCGGCTTACCGCAGCCTGCGCGCGCGAGATCCGCGCGCGCGGGTTCTGCAACGTGTCGGTCTCCGACTTTGCGGCCCGGGCGGAGCTGGCGGTGGGCGGGTTCTACCGGTATTACAAAAGCAAGGAGGACGTGCTGGCGGAGATGGCCGATGTCCTCTCGCGCGACCTGGAGGGCAGGCTTGCCGCGCTGGACGGCGCCGCCGTCCCGGAGCTGCTGCGCGCTTTCTGCGCCTTCGCGCTCAAAAACCGCTGCATGTATCAGGCCCTGCGCGAGGCGGAGTTCTACTGCCCGCCCGCGGCGGCGGTTTTCAACGGACGCTGGCGGCGCGCGGTGGCGCGCGCCGTGGCCGGAACGCGCAGGCCGGAACTGGCGCTTGAAATCGTCTGCGGCGCGCAGTATTTCTGGGCCATGCGCTATCCGGTATGGCAGGGCAAGCCCGCGCCGGAGGACAAGCTGGCGGTTTCCGCCGCGATAATCTCCGGCGGGCTGGCCGCCAAAAAGGTCCTTGCGCTGGAGGAAATGGCCGCCGCCGCTTCGCGCTGGACGGCGCACAAGCCCGCCGCAAAGCCGCAGGACGCGCGCGGGAAGCTGCTGCAAAGCGCGCAGGAACAGTTCGGCAAACGCGGGTTCTATTCGGCCCCGGTGGCGGAGATTTCGCGCAGGGCGGGGCTGTCCGTGGGGTATTTCTACCGCTGTTTCGGCTCCAAGGAAGACGCTTTCAGGCAGACCACGGTCAACCTGCGCCGGACGCTTACCGGCTACACGGCAAGCGCGTGCTCCGGCGCGCAATCCCGGCTGGAGACGGAGCTGCGCTCTCTTTCGGCCTTCTTTGAATTCATCCGGCGCAACCCGCAGGGCTACCGCATACTGCGCGAGGCGGAATTCGTGGACCGCGCCCTGGCCGAGGATTATTACCTGGGCCTCATGCGCGATTACGCCGCTTCCATGCGCCTTACCGCCGCCGGCGAATTCGCCACTGAAGACTACGAGGCCGCCGCCTTCACGCTTATGGGCGCGGGCCATGCGCTGGGGCTTAAATACGGCGGCGTAAAACCGCCGCTGGCGGAAATAGCCGGCGCGCTGTTCAACGGAATCCTAGGAGAATAA
- a CDS encoding J domain-containing protein, whose amino-acid sequence MSVDYKDYYKTLGVPRGAGADDIKSAYRKLARKYHPDLQPESRKAEMSEKFKEINEAYEVLSDDGKKRLYDQLGPEWENKQRASGPRPQPGRPAGGFSGADFGGGFYGGPRPGGGFSRQSEGPDMAQFSDFFRSIFGGADMGGFGGFSQPRREEPALELPLADALRGGGKILSIPVRQTCSYCGGTGRQGRARCPQCGGAGAVSAQKEVRVNFPAGIADGARLRLKGQGPDGGDLYLRIAIAPEPGFKASGPDLETEVRVMAWDAALGGEITVPAPDGPVRVKIPPGTRAGKTLKISGRGYPKGGGARGDLYARVVIDVPPGLSRQQAELMSLLRDSFRQ is encoded by the coding sequence ATGAGCGTTGATTACAAGGATTATTACAAAACACTCGGCGTGCCGCGCGGCGCCGGGGCCGATGATATAAAATCCGCTTACCGCAAACTCGCGCGCAAGTACCACCCGGATTTGCAGCCCGAATCCCGCAAGGCCGAAATGTCCGAAAAATTCAAGGAAATAAACGAGGCCTACGAGGTTCTTTCCGACGACGGCAAAAAGCGCCTCTACGACCAACTCGGGCCGGAATGGGAGAACAAGCAGCGCGCCTCCGGCCCCCGGCCTCAGCCGGGCCGTCCGGCAGGCGGGTTTTCCGGCGCGGATTTCGGCGGCGGTTTTTACGGCGGCCCCCGGCCCGGCGGCGGGTTTTCCCGGCAGTCCGAAGGGCCGGACATGGCGCAGTTCAGCGATTTTTTCAGAAGCATATTCGGCGGCGCGGACATGGGCGGTTTCGGCGGATTCTCGCAGCCCCGCCGGGAAGAGCCGGCGCTGGAGCTGCCCCTTGCCGACGCGCTGCGCGGCGGCGGGAAAATTCTATCCATCCCCGTGCGGCAGACATGCTCCTACTGCGGCGGGACAGGCAGGCAGGGCCGCGCGCGCTGCCCGCAATGCGGCGGCGCGGGCGCGGTGTCCGCGCAGAAAGAGGTGCGCGTCAATTTCCCCGCCGGAATTGCCGACGGCGCGCGCCTGCGGCTTAAAGGCCAGGGGCCGGACGGGGGGGATTTGTATCTGCGCATCGCCATCGCGCCGGAGCCGGGATTCAAGGCTTCCGGCCCGGACCTGGAAACCGAGGTCCGCGTTATGGCCTGGGACGCCGCCCTCGGCGGCGAGATAACGGTCCCCGCCCCAGACGGCCCCGTGCGCGTCAAAATACCGCCGGGCACCCGCGCCGGAAAAACCCTTAAAATATCCGGCAGGGGATACCCCAAAGGCGGCGGCGCGCGCGGCGATTTGTACGCGCGCGTGGTCATAGACGTGCCGCCCGGCCTCAGCCGCCAGCAGGCGGAGCTTATGTCCCTGCTGCGCGACAGTTTCCGGCAATAG
- a CDS encoding DUF3857 domain-containing protein, whose protein sequence is MGNVAFRSAAAVAGIAALAFSLPCFGETVLLRSGGEISGRIVSADGRYVSLARGGKKLSKIKTSQVDEIYFSGRPEPSSPAVPAARPSSVAEAARAAELFAAAKDFSAKWPDAPAIVLEDGENWLLRADGTWSLRRRYAAQILKSSSAGRLAEFGAGFERGREKLGIIRASVHLPGGKTIPFSEANLRVADPQPEQGIYADMGEMSYSFPLVSTGVIVDYEYEIEVFRPFRNDFFFPGRSFASPYPCRGAFLEVSVPQARKFYYSASGFAGAGAEPRIQEGGAVRRYRWELSGIAPEPQEPAMPPEGDSSPRVKGALFNDWGRICDWLEPMYRERIARTPELEKLAREAAHGAFSDAEKTAAVYHFVQANVRYVGVKMGVASGWGGYSAQDTWRRRYGCCIDKTLLMCALLEILGVRSSPVLLDTNLSPRHDFALPDIDFEHAIVRAGIAGKDVFLDPSGYDSRYPAMDAMDYGVDGLDVFRRAAVRIPDAPAEDNSSRYDYSVDVDASGGMRVRFRAGYSGPREAELRSLYRYKTQEERGRLLASWIDESMPGAQLSEWKAVNADSVSLPFSLEAAYYGPAAAGRAGALSIISLPDFEVYADETALDSRKLDIVYSAPYSKRYHYEINLPAGAAIVSLPGAARLENRRGFFSLECAAHGPRITCDGEMRVDSRIVPRGEYAGFRAFLEGAARASDVKIFAAMGAGL, encoded by the coding sequence ATGGGAAACGTTGCGTTCCGTTCGGCGGCTGCGGTTGCCGGAATTGCCGCGCTGGCGTTTTCGCTGCCCTGTTTCGGGGAGACGGTGCTGCTGCGCTCCGGCGGGGAAATTTCCGGCAGGATAGTCTCCGCCGACGGCAGATATGTTTCCCTGGCGCGCGGCGGAAAGAAACTTTCCAAAATCAAAACCTCGCAGGTTGACGAAATCTATTTCAGCGGAAGGCCGGAGCCGTCCTCCCCTGCCGTGCCCGCCGCCAGGCCCTCCTCCGTTGCGGAGGCTGCCCGCGCGGCGGAACTGTTTGCGGCGGCGAAAGATTTCTCCGCCAAATGGCCGGACGCGCCCGCCATAGTCCTTGAAGACGGGGAAAACTGGCTTCTCCGCGCGGACGGAACATGGTCCCTGCGCCGCCGCTATGCCGCCCAGATTCTGAAAAGCTCCTCCGCCGGCAGGCTGGCCGAATTCGGCGCCGGCTTCGAGCGCGGGCGAGAGAAACTCGGCATCATCAGGGCTTCCGTGCATCTTCCGGGCGGGAAGACAATCCCGTTCAGCGAGGCCAATCTCCGCGTTGCCGACCCGCAGCCGGAGCAGGGCATTTACGCCGATATGGGCGAGATGTCGTATTCCTTTCCGCTGGTCTCCACCGGGGTCATAGTGGATTACGAATACGAGATTGAGGTTTTCCGCCCCTTCCGCAACGATTTTTTCTTCCCGGGGCGGTCTTTCGCGTCGCCCTATCCCTGCCGCGGCGCCTTCCTGGAAGTTTCCGTGCCGCAGGCCCGCAAGTTTTATTATTCCGCATCCGGGTTTGCCGGAGCGGGCGCGGAGCCGCGCATTCAGGAGGGCGGCGCCGTCCGCCGCTACCGCTGGGAACTCTCCGGCATCGCGCCCGAACCGCAGGAGCCCGCCATGCCGCCGGAGGGGGATTCATCTCCCCGCGTCAAGGGCGCGCTTTTCAACGACTGGGGCCGCATCTGCGACTGGCTGGAGCCGATGTACAGGGAGCGTATCGCCCGCACGCCCGAGCTGGAAAAGCTGGCCCGCGAAGCGGCGCATGGCGCGTTTTCCGATGCCGAGAAAACCGCGGCGGTCTATCACTTCGTGCAGGCCAACGTGCGCTATGTGGGCGTGAAGATGGGAGTGGCCTCCGGCTGGGGCGGCTACTCCGCGCAGGACACCTGGCGGCGCCGCTACGGCTGCTGCATAGACAAGACGCTGCTGATGTGCGCGCTGCTGGAAATTCTGGGGGTGCGCTCCTCCCCTGTGCTGCTGGACACGAATTTGTCTCCCCGGCACGATTTCGCTTTGCCGGACATAGATTTTGAACATGCCATAGTCCGCGCCGGCATCGCGGGAAAAGACGTGTTCCTGGACCCTTCCGGCTATGACAGCCGCTACCCCGCCATGGACGCCATGGATTACGGCGTGGACGGGCTGGACGTGTTCCGGCGCGCCGCAGTCCGCATCCCGGACGCGCCGGCGGAGGACAACTCCAGCCGCTATGATTATTCCGTGGATGTGGACGCCTCCGGCGGAATGCGCGTCAGGTTCCGGGCGGGCTACTCCGGCCCGAGGGAGGCGGAGCTGCGCTCCCTCTACAGGTACAAAACGCAGGAGGAGCGCGGGCGGCTGCTGGCCTCGTGGATAGACGAGTCCATGCCCGGCGCGCAGCTCTCTGAATGGAAGGCCGTGAACGCGGATTCCGTATCGCTTCCCTTCTCGCTGGAGGCGGCTTACTACGGCCCCGCCGCAGCGGGGCGGGCGGGCGCGCTGTCCATAATCTCCCTGCCGGATTTCGAGGTCTATGCCGACGAGACTGCGCTGGATTCCAGAAAACTGGATATCGTCTACTCCGCGCCGTACAGCAAGCGGTACCACTACGAGATAAACCTGCCCGCGGGCGCCGCGATTGTCTCGCTGCCCGGCGCCGCGCGGCTGGAGAACAGGCGCGGGTTTTTTTCGCTTGAATGCGCCGCGCACGGCCCGCGCATAACCTGCGACGGAGAGATGCGCGTGGACTCCCGCATCGTGCCGCGCGGCGAGTATGCCGGGTTCAGGGCGTTCCTGGAAGGCGCGGCGCGCGCCTCCGACGTGAAAATTTTCGCCGCAATGGGGGCGGGACTGTGA
- the fabG gene encoding 3-oxoacyl-ACP reductase FabG: MSKKTVIITGGARGLGKAGAERFLKSGTWKVALFDMQADLLAKAAEDLGGRYGKENVTTAVCDVTNLASVSAAVNKVIAEFGGVDCLINNAGITRDAMSWKMEEKDFDAVVGVNLKGAFNCGRAVINHMREKKAGSIINTSSVVGLYGNVGQTNYAATKWGVIGMTKTWAKELGRSGVRVNAVAPGYTLTEMVQTVPEKILTSIAEKTPLQRLGKPEDIANAYYFLANDDAAFITGAVLAVDGGLVI, from the coding sequence ATGAGCAAGAAAACAGTAATCATAACCGGCGGAGCGCGGGGCCTGGGCAAGGCAGGGGCGGAGCGTTTCCTTAAAAGCGGGACGTGGAAAGTGGCCCTTTTTGACATGCAGGCCGACCTGCTGGCCAAAGCCGCCGAGGATCTGGGCGGCAGATACGGCAAGGAGAATGTAACCACCGCCGTCTGCGACGTGACGAATCTGGCGTCTGTCTCCGCGGCGGTCAACAAGGTGATAGCCGAGTTCGGCGGGGTGGACTGCCTCATAAACAACGCCGGCATAACGCGCGACGCCATGTCGTGGAAAATGGAGGAGAAGGATTTTGACGCGGTTGTCGGTGTCAACCTCAAGGGCGCGTTCAACTGCGGCAGAGCCGTCATCAACCACATGCGCGAGAAAAAGGCCGGCAGCATCATCAACACCTCGTCGGTGGTGGGCCTCTACGGCAACGTGGGCCAGACCAATTACGCCGCCACCAAATGGGGCGTCATCGGCATGACCAAGACCTGGGCCAAGGAACTGGGCCGCAGCGGCGTGCGCGTCAACGCGGTGGCTCCCGGCTACACGCTCACCGAGATGGTGCAGACCGTGCCGGAGAAAATTCTGACCTCCATCGCCGAGAAAACCCCGCTTCAGCGCCTCGGCAAGCCCGAAGACATTGCCAACGCCTATTACTTCCTGGCCAACGACGACGCCGCCTTTATAACCGGCGCGGTGCTGGCGGTTGACGGGGGCCTTGTCATCTGA